A single window of Halobacterium jilantaiense DNA harbors:
- a CDS encoding NAD(+)/NADH kinase — translation MRVGIVAQRGNSRAAYLAGDVREELVGVDVEVWLDAATAGELDRAGRDVAEFAACDLVVSIGGDGTFLFAARGAGSTPVLGVNLGEVGFLNAVAPEDAVDAVRREVERFRETGDVRYREVPRVVASGDGWASTPALNEVAVQGEQRGHGRGVDVEVRVDGSLYEATHADGVLVATPTGSTAYNLSEGGPLVQPGVEALLVTGMCPAEPMPPLAVGLDSEVTVRVDGAEEAVVASDGGRLQRVDTPGVVRIECADEPARVAGPDADFFQALGKLE, via the coding sequence ATGCGAGTCGGCATCGTCGCGCAGCGCGGGAACTCCCGCGCGGCGTACCTCGCGGGGGACGTCCGCGAGGAACTGGTGGGGGTAGACGTCGAGGTGTGGCTGGACGCGGCGACCGCCGGGGAACTGGACCGGGCCGGCCGGGACGTCGCCGAGTTCGCGGCCTGCGACCTCGTGGTGTCCATCGGCGGGGACGGCACGTTCCTGTTCGCGGCGCGGGGCGCGGGGTCGACGCCCGTGCTCGGCGTGAACCTCGGCGAAGTCGGGTTCCTGAACGCCGTCGCGCCGGAGGACGCCGTGGACGCGGTGCGGCGCGAGGTCGAGCGCTTCCGGGAGACCGGCGACGTGCGCTACCGGGAAGTCCCTCGCGTGGTCGCGTCCGGGGACGGCTGGGCGTCGACGCCCGCGCTCAACGAGGTCGCGGTGCAGGGCGAGCAGCGCGGCCACGGCCGCGGCGTCGACGTGGAGGTGCGCGTCGACGGGTCGCTGTACGAGGCGACCCACGCCGACGGCGTGCTGGTGGCGACACCGACCGGGAGCACGGCATACAATCTCAGCGAGGGCGGCCCGCTCGTCCAGCCGGGCGTCGAGGCGCTGCTCGTGACGGGGATGTGTCCGGCGGAGCCGATGCCGCCGCTGGCGGTCGGGCTGGACAGCGAGGTGACGGTGCGCGTCGACGGTGCCGAGGAGGCGGTCGTGGCGAGCGACGGCGGCCGCCTCCAGCGCGTCGACACGCCCGGCGTGGTGCGAATCGAGTGCGCCGACGAGCCGGCCCGCGTAGCGGGTCCGGACGCCGACTTCTTCCAGGCGCTCGGGAAACTGGAGTGA
- a CDS encoding sugar nucleotide-binding protein: MDVLVVGGTGLLGSAVVDRTGGTAVSRRTGFDVFDDDPADLLAAHDPDAVVVAASVEQQSVPIPDYVDAVTAFVEACAGRRLVYVSSDAVFDGDAGPYEPGDIRTPGDAPGRRLQVFEDQVERHDDGVVLRPGAVYAGDPLSPRLADTRDALADGGCERYDDVYRSPAHVDDVAAAVAELAAGGWTGVFHAPGPRLSVYEFHERALSALGVDTTNLEPVSAPEEDSVARDRSLRGPRFETELDATVRPPEDAL; this comes from the coding sequence ATGGACGTCCTCGTCGTCGGCGGCACCGGACTGCTCGGGTCCGCGGTCGTCGACCGCACCGGCGGAACCGCGGTCTCGCGCCGCACGGGCTTCGACGTGTTCGACGACGACCCGGCCGACCTCCTCGCAGCCCACGACCCGGACGCCGTCGTCGTCGCAGCGAGCGTCGAGCAGCAGTCCGTCCCGATTCCCGACTACGTCGACGCCGTCACTGCGTTCGTCGAGGCGTGCGCGGGCCGCCGGCTGGTGTACGTCTCCAGCGACGCCGTCTTCGACGGGGACGCCGGCCCGTACGAGCCCGGCGACATCCGGACGCCGGGAGACGCCCCCGGCCGCCGGCTCCAGGTGTTCGAGGACCAGGTCGAGCGCCACGACGACGGCGTCGTGCTCCGACCGGGCGCGGTGTACGCGGGCGACCCGCTGTCGCCGCGGCTCGCCGACACCCGCGACGCGCTCGCCGACGGCGGCTGCGAGCGCTACGACGACGTCTACCGCAGCCCCGCACACGTCGACGACGTCGCGGCCGCCGTCGCAGAACTGGCTGCCGGCGGCTGGACCGGCGTCTTCCACGCACCGGGCCCGCGGCTGAGCGTCTACGAGTTCCACGAGCGCGCGCTGTCGGCGCTCGGCGTCGACACCACGAACCTGGAGCCGGTGTCGGCACCCGAGGAAGACTCGGTCGCCCGCGACCGCTCGCTCCGCGGGCCACGCTTCGAGACAGAACTCGACGCGACGGTTCGCCCGCCGGAAGACGCGCTCTAG
- the radB gene encoding DNA repair and recombination protein RadB, with the protein MSDDTHVSTGCAALDDLLGGGVERGTVTQLYGAPAAGKTNVALSTAVEVATEGGTAVYVDTEGLSVARFDQILSARADDPDAAAERIVVSEAHDFAEQAEAVRDTEDFAEQADLVVLDSATGFYRLERGGDEDAGDALRQVADQVTHLLSLARKHDLAAVVTNQVFTDVESGSDRVRPLGGHTLNHWTGVVMRLDRFRGGQRRATIEKHRSQPEGEQTRFQITDAGVEGVEETEY; encoded by the coding sequence GTGAGCGACGACACCCACGTCTCGACCGGCTGTGCGGCACTCGACGACCTCCTGGGGGGCGGCGTCGAGCGCGGCACCGTCACGCAGCTGTACGGCGCGCCGGCGGCCGGGAAGACGAACGTCGCGCTGTCGACGGCCGTCGAGGTCGCCACCGAGGGTGGCACCGCCGTCTACGTCGACACCGAGGGCCTGTCCGTGGCGCGGTTCGACCAGATTCTGTCGGCGCGAGCGGACGACCCCGATGCGGCCGCCGAGCGCATCGTCGTCTCCGAAGCCCACGACTTCGCGGAGCAGGCCGAGGCCGTGCGTGACACCGAGGACTTCGCCGAGCAGGCAGACCTCGTCGTGCTGGACTCGGCGACCGGGTTCTACCGGCTGGAGCGCGGCGGCGACGAGGACGCCGGTGACGCGCTCCGGCAGGTCGCCGACCAGGTCACACACCTGCTGTCGCTGGCGCGGAAACACGACCTCGCGGCCGTCGTCACGAACCAGGTGTTCACCGACGTGGAGAGCGGCAGCGACCGCGTGCGGCCGCTCGGCGGCCACACGCTCAACCACTGGACCGGCGTCGTGATGCGCCTCGACCGGTTCCGCGGCGGGCAGCGGCGGGCGACCATCGAGAAGCACCGCTCGCAGCCCGAGGGCGAGCAGACCCGCTTCCAGATTACCGACGCGGGCGTCGAGGGCGTCGAGGAGACCGAGTACTGA
- a CDS encoding KaiC domain-containing protein, whose product MSAGTVPADGPTPDDDAPDAADTDADDFAAAFGAGSGAAEGDDRRERDDQTEVDAPTQGNPDGSDDQGDDSPDDFAAAFQGDSGGASDDGDDGDLFDDDFADAFAGASGGGGAQMPGGGGGGGDQNFGFDLDGDTGAGDPGGDFEEEDFESDIPRIDVGIEGLDDMIQGGVPERSLMVAVGEAGTGKTTFGLQFLHEAIENGERAVFITLEESRERVVQSADEKGWNFSEHTANGDLAVVDIDPIEMANSLTSIRNELPRLVEEFGASRLVLDSVSLLEMMYDDQSTRRTEIYDFTKALKEAGVTTMLTSEASEDNSFASRYGVIEYLTDAVVVLRYIRPEDFRETRLAVEIQKIRDANHSRETKPYEITHQGISVYRQANIF is encoded by the coding sequence GTGTCCGCCGGCACGGTACCCGCGGACGGCCCGACGCCCGACGACGACGCGCCCGACGCGGCGGACACCGACGCCGACGACTTCGCGGCCGCGTTCGGCGCGGGCAGCGGTGCCGCCGAGGGCGACGACCGGAGAGAGCGTGACGACCAGACCGAGGTCGACGCCCCAACCCAGGGGAATCCGGACGGGAGCGACGACCAGGGCGACGACAGCCCGGACGACTTCGCGGCCGCGTTCCAGGGGGACAGCGGCGGCGCGAGCGACGACGGAGACGACGGCGACCTCTTCGACGACGACTTCGCGGACGCGTTCGCCGGCGCGAGCGGCGGGGGCGGCGCACAGATGCCGGGCGGTGGCGGCGGTGGCGGCGACCAGAACTTCGGGTTCGACCTCGACGGCGACACCGGTGCCGGCGACCCGGGCGGCGACTTCGAGGAGGAGGACTTCGAGTCGGACATCCCGCGCATCGACGTCGGCATCGAAGGCCTCGACGACATGATTCAGGGCGGGGTCCCCGAGCGCTCGCTGATGGTCGCGGTCGGCGAAGCCGGCACCGGGAAGACGACGTTCGGCCTCCAGTTCCTCCACGAGGCCATCGAGAACGGCGAGCGCGCCGTCTTCATCACGCTCGAAGAGTCCCGCGAGCGGGTGGTCCAGAGCGCCGACGAGAAGGGCTGGAACTTCTCCGAACACACCGCGAACGGCGACCTCGCTGTCGTGGACATCGACCCCATCGAGATGGCGAACTCCCTGACGAGCATCCGGAACGAACTCCCGCGACTCGTCGAGGAGTTCGGTGCCAGCCGGCTCGTCCTCGACTCCGTCTCGCTGCTGGAGATGATGTACGACGACCAGTCCACGCGCCGCACAGAGATTTACGACTTCACGAAGGCGCTGAAGGAGGCCGGTGTCACCACGATGCTCACCAGCGAAGCCAGCGAGGACAACTCCTTCGCGTCCCGCTACGGCGTCATCGAGTACCTCACCGACGCCGTCGTCGTCCTGCGGTACATCCGCCCCGAGGACTTCCGGGAGACCCGCCTCGCCGTCGAGATACAGAAGATTCGGGACGCGAACCACTCCCGGGAGACCAAGCCCTACGAGATCACCCACCAAGGCATCAGCGTCTACCGGCAGGCGAACATCTTCTGA
- a CDS encoding CDC48 family AAA ATPase yields MNEVQLEVAKAYPNDSGRGIARLDPDTLLHLKLSPGDIIEIEGAETTAAKVWRADRQDWNTDTIRIDGFTRQNADVGIGERVKIRKAEAEKADKLVLAPPEEASVQFGSDAAGMVKRQILKRPVVARDIVPVMSSTNHPFMRSPGQAIPLIAVETEPEGVCLVTEDTEVELREEPISGFERTGGGITYEDIGGLENEIQRVREMVELPMKHPQIFQKLGIEPPQGVLLHGPPGTGKTLLAKAVANETSASFFSIAGPEIISKYYGESEQQLREIFEDAKEESPSIIFIDELDSIAPKREDVTGEVERRVVAQLLTMMDGLEGRGQVIVIAATNRVDAVDPALRRPGRFDREIEIGVPDEVGREEILKIHTRGMPLSDDVNLSSLADDTHGFVGADIESLTKEAAMRALRRYLPEIDLDEEDIPPSLIDRMIVKRNDFKGALNEVEPSAMREVLVELPKVTWDDVGGLTEAKDNVKESVEWPLNEPEKFTRMGVDPPAGVLLYGPPGTGKTLMAKAVANETNANFISVRGPQLLSKWVGESEKAIRQTFRKARQVAPTVIFFDELDSLAPGRGQNAGNNVSERVVNQLLTELDGLEEMEEVMVVAATNRPDIIDPALIRSGRFDRLVMVGQPDVEGREQILKIHTQDTPLSPDVSLRELAELTDGYVGSDLANIAREAAIEALREDDDAEDVGMSHFRKAMENVRPTITDDLMDYYDQVEDQFKGSQAPDTSRRGSEHIGFQ; encoded by the coding sequence ATGAACGAAGTCCAACTCGAGGTCGCCAAAGCCTACCCGAACGACTCGGGACGAGGCATCGCGCGCCTCGACCCCGACACCCTGTTGCACCTCAAGCTCAGCCCGGGTGACATCATCGAGATCGAGGGGGCCGAAACGACGGCCGCGAAGGTCTGGCGCGCCGACCGCCAGGACTGGAACACCGACACCATCCGCATCGACGGCTTCACCCGCCAGAACGCGGACGTCGGCATCGGCGAGCGCGTGAAGATACGGAAAGCCGAGGCCGAGAAGGCCGACAAGCTCGTGCTCGCACCCCCCGAAGAAGCGAGCGTCCAGTTCGGCAGCGACGCCGCCGGTATGGTGAAACGCCAGATTCTGAAGCGGCCGGTCGTCGCCCGCGACATCGTCCCGGTGATGTCCTCGACGAACCACCCCTTCATGCGGTCGCCGGGCCAGGCCATCCCGCTCATCGCCGTCGAGACGGAGCCGGAGGGCGTCTGTCTGGTCACCGAGGACACCGAAGTCGAACTGCGCGAGGAGCCCATCAGCGGCTTCGAGCGCACCGGCGGCGGCATCACGTACGAGGACATCGGCGGTCTGGAGAACGAGATTCAGCGCGTCCGGGAGATGGTCGAACTCCCGATGAAACACCCCCAGATCTTCCAGAAGCTCGGCATCGAGCCGCCACAGGGGGTGTTGCTGCACGGCCCGCCGGGCACCGGGAAGACGCTGCTGGCGAAAGCCGTCGCCAACGAGACGTCGGCGAGTTTCTTCTCCATCGCCGGTCCGGAGATCATCTCGAAGTACTACGGCGAGTCCGAACAGCAACTCAGAGAGATCTTCGAGGACGCCAAAGAGGAGTCGCCGTCCATCATCTTCATCGACGAACTGGACTCCATCGCGCCGAAGCGCGAGGACGTCACCGGCGAAGTCGAGCGCCGCGTCGTCGCCCAGTTGCTGACCATGATGGACGGCCTAGAGGGCCGCGGGCAGGTCATCGTCATCGCGGCGACGAACCGCGTCGACGCCGTCGACCCCGCGCTCCGGCGTCCGGGCCGCTTCGACCGCGAGATCGAGATCGGCGTCCCGGACGAGGTCGGCCGCGAGGAAATCCTGAAGATTCACACCCGGGGGATGCCGCTCTCGGACGACGTGAACCTCTCGTCGCTCGCGGACGACACCCACGGCTTCGTCGGGGCCGACATCGAGAGCCTGACGAAGGAGGCGGCGATGCGCGCGCTCCGCCGGTACCTCCCCGAAATCGACCTCGACGAGGAGGACATCCCGCCGAGTCTGATCGACCGCATGATCGTCAAGCGCAACGACTTCAAGGGCGCGCTCAACGAGGTCGAACCCTCGGCGATGCGGGAGGTCCTCGTCGAACTCCCGAAGGTCACGTGGGACGACGTCGGCGGCCTCACCGAGGCCAAGGACAACGTCAAGGAGTCCGTCGAGTGGCCGCTGAACGAGCCGGAGAAGTTCACGCGGATGGGCGTCGACCCGCCAGCCGGCGTGCTGCTGTACGGACCGCCGGGCACCGGGAAGACGCTGATGGCGAAAGCCGTCGCCAACGAGACGAACGCGAACTTCATCTCGGTGCGCGGGCCGCAGCTGCTGTCGAAGTGGGTCGGCGAGAGCGAGAAGGCCATCCGGCAGACGTTCCGGAAGGCCCGTCAGGTCGCGCCGACCGTCATCTTCTTCGACGAGCTGGACAGCCTCGCGCCCGGCCGCGGACAGAACGCCGGGAACAACGTCAGCGAGCGCGTCGTCAACCAGCTCCTCACAGAACTCGACGGGCTGGAGGAGATGGAGGAAGTGATGGTCGTCGCGGCGACCAACCGCCCCGACATCATCGACCCCGCGCTCATCCGGAGCGGTCGCTTTGACCGTCTCGTCATGGTCGGCCAGCCCGACGTCGAGGGTCGCGAGCAGATTCTGAAGATTCACACGCAGGACACGCCGCTGTCGCCCGACGTCTCGCTGCGCGAGCTCGCCGAGCTCACGGACGGCTACGTCGGCAGCGACCTCGCGAACATCGCCCGGGAGGCCGCCATCGAGGCGCTCCGCGAGGACGACGACGCCGAGGATGTCGGCATGTCCCACTTCCGGAAGGCCATGGAGAACGTCCGGCCGACCATCACGGACGACCTCATGGACTACTACGACCAGGTCGAAGACCAGTTCAAGGGCAGCCAGGCACCCGACACGAGCCGCCGCGGCAGCGAGCACATCGGGTTCCAGTAA
- a CDS encoding DUF7333 family protein yields MRFDFARAVGLLVLLVAAGTVGLASADFMETDTVFMMVLPSMILFAAVSFLLGMKHGEYRTAP; encoded by the coding sequence ATGCGATTCGACTTCGCACGCGCCGTCGGACTGCTCGTGTTGCTCGTCGCCGCCGGAACGGTCGGCCTCGCGTCGGCCGACTTCATGGAAACCGACACGGTGTTCATGATGGTGCTGCCGTCGATGATTCTGTTCGCAGCGGTGTCGTTCCTCCTCGGGATGAAACACGGCGAGTACCGCACGGCCCCGTAG